The following are from one region of the Cupriavidus sp. D39 genome:
- a CDS encoding FCD domain-containing protein, with protein sequence MERGDFDFFLEGYENFRQRVFKNANNPVIQEMLDSILERTQAVIRRAIVLPGRARLGLEHHRAALQALRRRDGEAAETIRRQSLREAADYISRYRKYIV encoded by the coding sequence TTGGAGAGAGGCGACTTTGACTTCTTCCTGGAGGGCTACGAGAACTTCCGCCAGCGTGTCTTCAAGAACGCCAATAACCCGGTGATCCAGGAAATGCTGGACTCCATCCTTGAGCGTACGCAGGCGGTGATCCGCCGGGCCATCGTCTTGCCGGGGAGGGCGCGCCTGGGCCTTGAACATCACCGCGCCGCGCTGCAGGCATTGCGCCGGCGCGACGGCGAAGCCGCAGAGACCATTCGGCGGCAGAGCCTGAGGGAAGCGGCAGACTATATCAGCCGCTATCGCAAATACATCGTTTGA
- a CDS encoding chromate transporter, producing MSGAPMLTLGWGDWLSLFSHYLSLSLLSIGGAITTAPDMHRYLVDQQHWLNDGQFNASVTIAQAAPGPNVLFIALLGWNIGMNAGGIPTALLGVVLTMSGILLPSSTLAYVAARWGHRNRGLRGVQAFRQGMAPIVIALLIATAWTLSSVHDNAARDWRLWLLTVFTALIIWRFRVHLLWLLAAGAVLGWFGLV from the coding sequence GTGAGCGGGGCACCGATGCTGACGCTGGGGTGGGGCGACTGGCTGAGCCTGTTCTCCCATTACCTGTCGCTGTCCTTGCTGTCGATCGGCGGCGCCATCACTACCGCGCCCGATATGCACCGCTACCTGGTGGATCAGCAGCACTGGCTCAACGACGGTCAATTCAATGCATCGGTGACGATCGCCCAGGCAGCGCCGGGTCCCAATGTGCTGTTTATCGCGCTGCTTGGATGGAACATCGGCATGAACGCGGGCGGCATCCCCACGGCGCTGCTAGGCGTGGTGCTAACCATGTCCGGCATCCTGCTGCCCAGTTCCACGCTGGCCTACGTCGCTGCCCGGTGGGGCCACCGCAACCGCGGCTTGCGCGGCGTGCAGGCGTTCCGGCAGGGTATGGCACCGATCGTGATCGCGCTGCTGATCGCGACGGCCTGGACGCTGTCCAGCGTTCACGACAACGCGGCGCGGGACTGGCGGCTATGGCTGTTGACGGTGTTCACCGCCCTGATCATCTGGCGTTTCCGGGTGCACCTGCTGTGGCTGCTTGCCGCGGGTGCCGTGCTGGGGTGGTTCGGACTGGTTTGA
- a CDS encoding tripartite tricarboxylate transporter substrate binding protein, which produces MYVGFSAGSATDIVARVVAQHLSERLGQSIIVENKTGVGGSLAAEATAKSPPDGYTLLMVSSAIAVNPAVYPKLNFDVEKDLTPIALVGRLPTVLLVNNKFPAKSLSELLSYARSYPRKINYGSSGVGGSTHLSTEYLATLSGTSFTHVPYRGNAQAIAALLGGEVDMVTDTILLAAPNIQTKRVRALAISSQTRSALAPDVPTFAEAGLRNYDGSLFFGLMGPAGMPAEIVTRLNRQVNELFQSADLRQRLQTAGGLDLVGGSPEVFRDTLHKEIGQWKQVVKNANVKVDD; this is translated from the coding sequence ATGTACGTCGGTTTCTCGGCTGGCAGCGCTACCGACATTGTGGCGCGCGTGGTCGCCCAGCACTTGTCGGAGCGGCTGGGGCAGTCCATCATTGTCGAGAACAAGACTGGCGTCGGCGGCAGCCTGGCGGCCGAGGCAACCGCGAAGTCGCCCCCGGACGGCTATACGCTGTTGATGGTCTCCAGCGCGATTGCCGTAAATCCCGCGGTCTACCCAAAGCTCAACTTTGACGTAGAGAAGGACCTGACGCCAATTGCACTGGTTGGTCGGCTGCCGACCGTGCTGCTGGTCAACAACAAGTTTCCGGCAAAGTCCTTGTCCGAGTTGCTCAGCTATGCCCGTAGCTATCCCAGGAAGATCAACTACGGCTCTTCGGGCGTTGGCGGCTCGACCCATCTGTCGACCGAATACCTGGCCACGTTGTCCGGGACCAGCTTTACCCACGTTCCCTATCGCGGCAATGCCCAGGCGATTGCCGCCCTGCTCGGCGGTGAGGTGGACATGGTCACCGACACCATTTTGCTTGCAGCGCCGAATATCCAGACCAAGCGCGTCAGGGCCCTGGCCATATCCAGCCAGACTCGATCCGCGCTCGCACCGGATGTTCCCACCTTCGCGGAAGCAGGTTTGCGCAACTACGACGGCAGCCTCTTCTTCGGCCTAATGGGCCCTGCCGGCATGCCGGCCGAGATCGTCACGCGTCTGAATCGGCAAGTCAACGAACTGTTCCAGTCCGCTGACTTGCGGCAGCGTTTGCAGACCGCCGGTGGCCTGGATCTCGTGGGCGGCAGCCCGGAGGTGTTTCGCGACACGCTGCATAAGGAGATCGGCCAGTGGAAACAGGTGGTGAAGAACGCCAACGTCAAGGTCGACGATTAA
- a CDS encoding acyl-CoA carboxylase subunit beta, with the protein MLNARERIDYLVDAGSFLESGLLATSYRPEDRERSPADGKIVGYAKVDGREVAVVSNDFTVMGASSSNVNASKVGHMKTVATKRGLPMVFLGESTGARMPDTMGARGIGSGDKPTQYMRTRETPWVSAVLGHCYGSSSWYAALADFSVMRKSAIMAVSSVKLTSMAIGEAVDPEALGGWEVLTGVSGLVDMAVDSDEEALDAIKRFLSYLPSHHNEAPPVHPVPAGSGQQAHRILEIVPESRTKVYDVRKVIPLIVDADSMFELKARFGKSIVTALARIDGHTVGIIANNPMSKGGAIDVDACNKATSFMVLCDSFNIPLVLMTDQPGFLIGVEGERRGAVGRVMNWMNALSLVTVPKISIIMRKTYGQAVLNMGGAGNADEVIAWVSAEVNFMDPRSGVTIVHGVKQQDDPGRYAELLRGMERDTSAWDMAGAYSAHLVINPLDTRQTLRRLLEVHRLRLSNGVSQHLMRTWPTSY; encoded by the coding sequence GTGCTGAATGCGCGCGAGCGCATCGACTACCTGGTCGATGCCGGCAGCTTCCTGGAATCCGGCCTGCTGGCAACGTCATATCGCCCGGAGGATCGCGAGCGGTCGCCGGCGGACGGCAAAATCGTCGGTTATGCGAAAGTGGACGGCCGCGAAGTCGCGGTGGTCTCCAACGACTTCACGGTGATGGGGGCGTCGAGCAGCAATGTGAACGCCAGCAAGGTTGGGCATATGAAGACGGTCGCTACCAAGCGCGGCTTGCCGATGGTATTCCTGGGCGAATCCACCGGCGCACGTATGCCGGACACCATGGGAGCGCGCGGCATCGGCAGCGGCGACAAGCCTACCCAGTATATGCGTACCCGCGAGACGCCCTGGGTGTCGGCGGTGCTAGGCCATTGCTACGGTTCCTCGAGTTGGTACGCGGCGCTGGCGGATTTCTCCGTAATGCGCAAGAGCGCGATCATGGCGGTCTCCAGTGTGAAGCTCACCTCGATGGCGATCGGGGAAGCCGTGGATCCGGAGGCGCTGGGCGGCTGGGAAGTGCTCACCGGCGTGTCCGGGCTGGTCGATATGGCTGTCGATTCGGACGAAGAGGCGCTGGATGCGATCAAGCGCTTCCTCTCCTATCTGCCCAGCCATCACAACGAGGCGCCGCCGGTCCATCCGGTGCCGGCCGGATCGGGCCAGCAGGCCCATCGCATCCTGGAGATCGTTCCGGAGTCACGCACCAAGGTCTATGACGTGCGCAAGGTGATCCCATTGATCGTGGACGCGGACAGCATGTTCGAGTTGAAGGCTCGCTTCGGCAAATCCATCGTCACCGCGCTGGCCCGAATCGATGGCCACACGGTCGGCATCATTGCTAACAACCCGATGTCCAAAGGCGGTGCGATCGATGTCGACGCGTGCAATAAGGCCACCAGCTTCATGGTGCTGTGCGATTCCTTCAATATCCCGCTCGTCCTCATGACCGACCAGCCCGGCTTCCTGATCGGCGTCGAAGGCGAGCGTCGGGGTGCGGTAGGAAGAGTCATGAATTGGATGAACGCACTCTCGCTGGTCACGGTGCCCAAGATCTCCATCATCATGCGCAAGACTTATGGCCAGGCGGTGCTGAATATGGGCGGCGCAGGCAATGCCGATGAGGTCATCGCCTGGGTATCGGCCGAAGTCAACTTCATGGATCCGCGTTCCGGCGTTACCATCGTCCATGGCGTCAAGCAACAGGACGATCCCGGACGCTATGCCGAACTGCTCAGGGGCATGGAGCGCGACACCTCGGCATGGGACATGGCCGGCGCCTACTCGGCCCACCTGGTGATCAACCCCTTGGACACGCGGCAGACGCTTAGGCGTCTGCTGGAGGTGCACCGACTTCGGCTCAGCAACGGTGTTAGCCAGCATCTGATGCGCACCTGGCCTACCAGCTACTGA
- a CDS encoding GntR family transcriptional regulator — protein MFARTHLATHLVIKTEYKIVYYFANSSYIGFIQHEVREHGRIGKSDQEGVGPKGKSQPEGVKTEAATDIAGELRARIASHDLLPGTKLVELELAQEFGTTRPKVREALAALEQRGLVERIPNRGAVVTRISFEQILQIYTAREALEGMSVRLAAEHAPRASGTTSSNCSTHRWSRPWREATLTSSWRATRTSASVSSRTPITR, from the coding sequence GTGTTCGCGCGAACGCATCTTGCGACCCATCTAGTCATCAAAACAGAATACAAAATTGTTTACTATTTTGCTAACAGCTCCTATATTGGGTTCATACAACACGAGGTACGCGAACATGGCCGCATCGGTAAGAGCGATCAGGAAGGGGTAGGACCCAAGGGGAAAAGTCAGCCCGAGGGCGTCAAGACGGAAGCGGCAACGGATATCGCGGGCGAGCTGCGGGCCAGAATTGCCAGCCACGACTTGCTTCCCGGCACGAAGCTCGTCGAGCTCGAACTTGCCCAGGAATTCGGCACGACGCGTCCCAAGGTGAGGGAGGCTCTGGCCGCCCTTGAGCAACGGGGGCTGGTGGAGCGCATACCGAATCGCGGGGCAGTCGTCACGCGGATCAGCTTTGAGCAGATCCTGCAGATCTACACGGCGCGCGAAGCGCTGGAAGGCATGAGCGTGCGGCTGGCGGCCGAACATGCCCCCCGGGCGAGTGGGACGACCTCATCGAACTGTTCGACGCACCGATGGAGCAGGCCTTGGAGAGAGGCGACTTTGACTTCTTCCTGGAGGGCTACGAGAACTTCCGCCAGCGTGTCTTCAAGAACGCCAATAACCCGGTGA
- a CDS encoding HNH endonuclease — translation MARHLHWPDKQGHLGAKVPYACLYRFPKDRPPYSISKAPDGFDKDAFAREHGCNPDLLHVHSDSGESYLYVKDVATTLLLMQGWARRIDEVLFGATGSEEPDQILNDVRDILEDTSKPETERLAEVAIRLGQGKFRADLQQEFGNACAATRLAVLPALRASHIVPWKESDSAQKLDPKNGLLLSANLDALFDRYMITFRPNGKLEVSKSVMQRDLERLGPIQDLQSKPCDRRAAYLRQHNAEFERREQERENYVMKSAR, via the coding sequence GTGGCGCGGCATCTACATTGGCCTGACAAGCAAGGCCATCTGGGGGCGAAGGTCCCATATGCCTGTTTGTACCGATTCCCAAAGGACAGGCCGCCTTACTCGATCTCCAAGGCTCCCGACGGCTTCGACAAGGACGCGTTCGCCAGGGAACATGGTTGTAACCCCGACCTGCTGCATGTCCATAGTGACTCCGGCGAGTCGTATCTCTATGTCAAAGACGTGGCGACGACTCTGCTTTTGATGCAAGGCTGGGCAAGGAGGATCGACGAAGTCCTCTTCGGGGCAACGGGCAGCGAGGAACCAGATCAGATCCTGAATGACGTGCGCGACATTCTGGAAGACACGTCCAAACCTGAGACAGAGCGCTTAGCCGAGGTGGCAATTCGCCTGGGACAGGGGAAGTTTCGAGCCGATTTGCAGCAGGAATTCGGAAACGCGTGTGCGGCCACGCGGCTGGCCGTGCTGCCGGCGCTGCGAGCTTCGCATATCGTGCCGTGGAAGGAGTCAGATAGCGCGCAAAAGCTCGACCCAAAAAACGGGTTGCTACTGTCGGCCAACCTGGACGCGCTATTCGACCGTTATATGATCACCTTCCGGCCGAACGGCAAGCTTGAAGTGTCCAAGTCGGTGATGCAACGTGATCTGGAAAGGCTCGGCCCCATCCAGGATCTTCAAAGCAAGCCATGCGACCGGCGGGCAGCTTACTTAAGACAACACAATGCGGAGTTCGAGCGGCGCGAGCAGGAACGTGAAAATTACGTGATGAAGTCAGCTCGATAG
- a CDS encoding Bug family tripartite tricarboxylate transporter substrate binding protein has protein sequence MSLRKLSVFCTGLSLLAAIATPPARAADWPAKPVTILAPFAAGGTVDLVARVMAVKLGHELGQPFVVDNRGGAGGTIATAMLARAAPDGYTLMIHHMGLVFSDSLYSHLPYDTKRDILPVAYIGATPNVLVVTKTLPVKTMDDFLALAKAKPGSINYGSGGIGSAGHLPMAVLGMMTGTQLQHVPYKGSGPALTELVSGQIQSMLLTIPAVMPFINSDMVRPIATSGKKRSPALPNLPTMEEAGIKGFAYAPWYGFFAPAGTPPAVVQKLHDAVDKILHDPEVVARLSGEGIEVEAMPRERFASIVEADMARWGKTIKQLGIKTQ, from the coding sequence ATGTCCTTACGGAAGCTCTCTGTTTTTTGCACGGGCTTGTCGCTGCTCGCCGCAATCGCCACGCCGCCGGCCCGCGCGGCCGACTGGCCTGCCAAGCCGGTCACTATCCTGGCGCCATTCGCCGCGGGCGGCACCGTCGACCTGGTGGCGCGCGTGATGGCGGTGAAACTGGGCCACGAGCTTGGCCAGCCCTTTGTCGTTGATAACCGTGGCGGCGCTGGTGGCACCATCGCCACGGCCATGCTGGCGCGTGCCGCCCCCGATGGCTACACGCTGATGATCCACCACATGGGCCTGGTCTTCAGCGATTCACTCTATAGCCATCTTCCCTACGACACCAAGCGCGACATCTTGCCGGTCGCCTATATTGGCGCCACGCCAAACGTCCTGGTGGTGACTAAGACCTTGCCGGTCAAGACCATGGACGATTTCCTGGCGCTGGCCAAGGCCAAGCCGGGCTCGATCAACTATGGCTCCGGCGGCATCGGCAGCGCCGGCCACTTGCCCATGGCAGTGCTCGGCATGATGACCGGGACCCAGCTCCAGCACGTGCCGTACAAGGGTTCCGGCCCGGCGCTGACCGAGCTCGTGTCCGGCCAGATCCAGTCCATGCTGTTGACGATTCCCGCTGTGATGCCCTTTATCAATTCCGACATGGTCCGTCCGATCGCCACTTCGGGCAAGAAGCGTTCGCCGGCATTGCCCAACCTGCCGACCATGGAGGAAGCGGGCATCAAGGGTTTCGCATACGCGCCCTGGTATGGCTTTTTCGCGCCCGCCGGCACGCCGCCGGCAGTGGTGCAGAAGCTGCATGATGCTGTCGACAAGATCCTGCACGATCCTGAAGTCGTGGCGAGACTCAGCGGCGAGGGGATTGAAGTGGAAGCGATGCCGCGCGAGCGGTTTGCCAGCATCGTCGAGGCCGACATGGCGCGCTGGGGCAAGACCATCAAGCAACTTGGCATCAAGACGCAGTAG
- a CDS encoding acetyl-CoA carboxylase biotin carboxylase subunit, with translation MRKVLIANRGAISARIIRTLRKMGLRAVAVYSEADRELPYVAEADEAYCIGPAPAVQSYLNQAALFEAIDRSGADAVHPGYGFLSENAQFAASVQARGLTFIGPSPRWIDAMGHKTRARELMAAQGMPMCRSSGILPDSEAAIRAAAQAVGFPVLVKPAGGGGGIGMVAATDMDSVVKAVERARSLSARSFGSSEVYLEQLFERPRHIEFQILADRHGKVRHLFERDCSVQRRHQKVIEEACAPRLYPGEADEMGERIARLLAKLGYDVIGTVEMLRGEDGSYNFLEMNTRLQVEHAVTEAITGLDLVEAQVRLAAGESLDAVVPRDVSACGHAIELRVYAEDPVRFMPSPGRLEVFQLPAGPGIRVETGYCQANTVSPYYDPMIAKIIVHAADRPGAIALAQEAVQATQIAGVKTNLPFLAKTLAHQPWRDGRLHTGLVADILAAGT, from the coding sequence ATGCGAAAAGTTCTCATAGCAAATCGAGGCGCCATCTCAGCACGAATCATCCGTACGCTGCGAAAGATGGGGCTGCGCGCCGTGGCGGTCTATTCCGAGGCCGACCGCGAGTTGCCGTATGTGGCCGAGGCAGACGAGGCCTATTGCATCGGTCCGGCTCCGGCCGTGCAAAGCTACCTGAATCAGGCTGCGCTGTTCGAGGCCATCGACCGCAGCGGTGCGGATGCGGTTCACCCCGGCTACGGCTTTCTTTCGGAAAATGCGCAGTTCGCCGCCAGCGTGCAGGCAAGGGGACTCACCTTCATCGGCCCGAGCCCGCGCTGGATCGACGCGATGGGGCACAAGACGCGGGCGCGCGAGTTGATGGCCGCGCAGGGCATGCCAATGTGCCGCTCGTCCGGGATCCTGCCAGACTCGGAAGCGGCCATCCGCGCGGCGGCCCAGGCCGTGGGCTTTCCCGTGCTGGTCAAGCCCGCCGGCGGCGGGGGCGGCATCGGGATGGTGGCGGCCACCGATATGGATTCGGTCGTGAAAGCCGTGGAGCGCGCACGTTCGCTTTCGGCGCGCAGCTTCGGTAGTAGCGAGGTGTATCTGGAGCAGCTGTTCGAGCGGCCCCGGCATATCGAATTCCAGATCCTGGCGGACCGCCACGGCAAGGTGCGTCACCTGTTCGAGCGCGATTGCTCGGTACAGCGCCGTCACCAGAAGGTCATCGAAGAGGCCTGCGCGCCCCGCCTGTATCCAGGCGAGGCTGACGAAATGGGCGAGCGGATCGCGCGGCTGCTGGCAAAGCTGGGCTACGACGTGATTGGCACTGTGGAGATGCTGCGCGGCGAAGATGGCAGCTACAACTTCCTGGAGATGAACACGCGTTTGCAGGTGGAGCACGCGGTGACCGAGGCCATTACCGGCCTTGACCTGGTGGAGGCACAGGTCAGGCTCGCCGCTGGTGAGAGCCTGGACGCCGTTGTACCGCGCGATGTCTCAGCCTGTGGCCACGCGATCGAGTTGCGCGTCTACGCGGAGGACCCGGTGCGTTTCATGCCATCGCCGGGCAGGCTCGAGGTATTCCAGCTACCGGCCGGACCCGGCATCCGGGTCGAGACGGGCTATTGCCAAGCCAATACGGTCAGCCCGTATTACGATCCGATGATCGCCAAGATCATCGTCCATGCTGCAGATCGCCCCGGCGCGATCGCACTGGCGCAAGAGGCCGTGCAAGCCACACAGATTGCCGGTGTGAAAACCAATCTTCCCTTCCTGGCAAAGACGTTGGCTCACCAGCCATGGCGCGACGGGCGTCTGCACACCGGGCTGGTTGCGGACATCCTGGCGGCAGGCACTTGA
- a CDS encoding carboxyl transferase domain-containing protein, translated as MDMSQEILSEGLLELEQRRAFSRALGGPEAVERHHAAGKLTIRERIDGLCDAQSFHEVGRLTGQGQYDEHGVLVKVTPAPYVMGLATIGGRPVAIGGEDYTVRGAPVGAEIARRAGRAASWRNWPSTTRSR; from the coding sequence ATGGACATGAGCCAAGAGATTCTCTCTGAAGGGCTGCTGGAACTGGAGCAGCGCAGGGCGTTCAGCCGCGCGCTGGGCGGGCCGGAGGCAGTCGAGCGCCACCATGCCGCCGGCAAGCTGACCATCCGCGAGCGCATCGACGGCTTGTGCGATGCGCAGTCTTTTCATGAGGTCGGCCGCTTGACCGGGCAGGGCCAGTATGACGAGCACGGCGTCCTGGTCAAGGTGACGCCCGCACCGTATGTCATGGGCCTGGCCACCATTGGCGGCCGCCCGGTGGCAATCGGAGGCGAAGACTATACGGTAAGGGGGGCGCCAGTTGGAGCGGAGATCGCAAGAAGGGCGGGCAGGGCGGCTTCGTGGAGGAACTGGCCATCAACTACAAGATCCCGCTGA
- a CDS encoding CaiB/BaiF CoA transferase family protein, with product MESSNRAGPLAGYTVIELGSTVAGPFCGRLLADFGASVIKVEVAEGDALRSMGSHKEGISLYALSIFRNKEVIAVDLREPEGQGLLRRLIDQADFLVENFRPGTLERWGLGYETLSASNPGLIMVRISGYGQSGPYSKQPGYGVIGEAMSGLRSITGDPDRPPARVATSLSDYVTGLYGAFGAMLALEARHKTGKGQIVDTALAECAFSFMEPHVMAYDQLGLIAERAGSKLPGSSPNNLYLSADGCYIHVAALADPIFRRLCAAMDRPALADEARFATNRQRSLHGEAVDALMQDWIASLPFETVHQRLTEFDIPHAKIYNIDDVFRDPHFSEREVIARLPHPKLGMVAVPNVTPRLSATPGHVNELGRKPARTRSRSWNACSAWMPTPSQHSRRAA from the coding sequence ATGGAATCGAGCAATCGCGCCGGGCCCCTTGCCGGCTACACGGTCATCGAACTGGGCTCAACCGTGGCGGGCCCGTTTTGCGGCAGGCTGCTGGCCGACTTTGGCGCGAGCGTGATCAAGGTAGAGGTTGCCGAAGGGGATGCCCTGCGTTCCATGGGCAGTCACAAGGAGGGCATCTCGCTCTACGCGCTGTCCATATTTCGCAACAAGGAAGTGATTGCGGTAGACCTGCGCGAGCCGGAGGGCCAGGGCCTGCTGCGACGGCTGATCGACCAGGCCGATTTCCTGGTGGAGAACTTCAGGCCGGGTACGCTGGAACGCTGGGGCCTGGGCTACGAAACACTCTCGGCAAGCAATCCCGGCCTGATCATGGTGAGGATCAGCGGCTACGGCCAGAGCGGGCCATATAGCAAGCAGCCCGGCTATGGCGTGATCGGGGAGGCCATGAGCGGACTTCGCTCGATCACCGGCGATCCCGATCGTCCGCCGGCTCGGGTGGCGACTTCGCTGTCGGACTACGTGACGGGCCTCTATGGGGCGTTTGGCGCCATGCTGGCGCTGGAGGCCCGCCACAAGACAGGCAAAGGGCAAATTGTCGATACGGCGCTTGCCGAGTGCGCCTTCAGCTTCATGGAGCCGCATGTCATGGCCTACGACCAGCTCGGCCTGATCGCCGAACGCGCCGGGTCAAAGCTGCCAGGTTCGAGTCCCAACAACCTGTACCTGTCCGCGGATGGCTGCTACATCCATGTTGCGGCGCTGGCCGACCCCATCTTTCGCCGCCTGTGCGCGGCCATGGACAGGCCGGCGCTGGCGGACGAGGCGCGCTTTGCCACTAATCGCCAACGCAGCCTGCATGGCGAGGCTGTCGATGCCTTGATGCAGGACTGGATCGCCTCGCTGCCTTTCGAGACGGTGCATCAGCGTCTTACCGAATTCGATATTCCGCACGCGAAGATCTACAACATCGACGACGTCTTCCGCGACCCGCATTTCAGCGAGCGAGAGGTCATCGCAAGGCTGCCGCATCCCAAGCTGGGTATGGTCGCAGTTCCCAACGTCACCCCGCGGCTGTCCGCCACGCCTGGCCATGTCAATGAACTGGGGAGGAAACCGGCGCGGACACGGTCGAGGTCCTGGAACGCCTGCTCGGCCTGGATGCCGACACCATCGCAACACTCCAGGCGCGCGGCGTGA
- a CDS encoding replication initiation factor domain-containing protein, producing the protein MTFTFLPCGSVGDAFEQLRRYFHLWFSMPVTLNANGYGFRRYESSSDVMAYVNGETVRLGIIGAGGEHVGGTVCLDLSGVGCAAVVDWDAVYATLQDLDARITRCDLARDFCDGEVSVDQVESLYFAGDFNAGGRIPVYRKIESGVAGAGACGGRTLEIGRRKNGKMLRAYEKGRQLGKQDSEWLRIEIEFRSKDRKVEHDILINRDSYFVGAYKALEAFLDADPKRLATDQKTALEVQDEIVMERTLDHVLHQYGPAFNYAQVNPKYHNAAALVTRVTRKGCRRKRINLLWRGTCMAGTHLRRLRSK; encoded by the coding sequence TTGACCTTTACCTTCCTGCCTTGCGGCAGCGTTGGCGATGCCTTCGAGCAGCTGCGCCGCTACTTCCATCTGTGGTTCTCCATGCCGGTCACGCTCAATGCCAACGGCTACGGCTTTCGGCGCTATGAGTCCAGCTCGGACGTGATGGCTTACGTGAATGGCGAGACGGTGCGCCTGGGCATCATCGGCGCCGGTGGCGAGCATGTGGGCGGCACGGTGTGCCTGGACCTGTCGGGCGTGGGTTGCGCTGCCGTGGTGGACTGGGATGCGGTGTACGCGACCTTGCAGGACCTGGATGCTCGCATCACGCGGTGCGACTTGGCGCGGGATTTCTGCGATGGCGAAGTATCGGTTGACCAGGTCGAAAGCCTGTATTTCGCGGGCGACTTCAATGCCGGTGGGCGCATCCCGGTGTATCGCAAGATCGAGAGCGGGGTGGCAGGGGCTGGGGCCTGTGGCGGGCGCACATTGGAGATCGGGCGTCGCAAGAACGGCAAGATGCTGCGGGCCTATGAGAAGGGGCGGCAGCTTGGCAAGCAGGACAGCGAGTGGTTGCGCATCGAGATCGAGTTTCGCTCGAAGGACCGCAAGGTCGAGCACGATATTTTGATCAACCGCGATAGCTATTTCGTGGGCGCATACAAGGCCCTGGAAGCCTTTTTGGATGCCGATCCGAAGCGGCTGGCCACGGACCAGAAAACGGCGCTGGAAGTGCAGGACGAAATCGTCATGGAACGCACGCTTGACCATGTACTGCATCAGTACGGGCCGGCGTTTAACTACGCCCAGGTCAATCCCAAGTATCACAACGCTGCTGCGCTTGTGACCCGTGTCACCCGCAAAGGGTGCCGGCGCAAGCGCATAAATCTGCTGTGGCGCGGCACGTGTATGGCGGGCACGCACCTCCGCCGTCTCAGGAGTAAATGA
- a CDS encoding chromate transporter, which produces MTFTLLGLQGFGGVLAVVQQELVERKRWLTREEFVEDWAVAQIMPGPNVVNMALMIGGRSFGLAGAMAALAGILALPLVVVVLLELLHARFADHPGVAGALRGTGAVAAGLFAATGLKLLSALRANPLGRPLAIALGAGCFGAVALLRWPLVYVLLGLGTIACLLSYRKLKP; this is translated from the coding sequence GTGACCTTCACCCTGCTGGGTCTGCAAGGATTCGGCGGCGTCCTGGCTGTGGTGCAACAGGAACTGGTGGAGCGCAAGCGCTGGCTGACGCGCGAGGAGTTCGTTGAGGACTGGGCGGTGGCGCAGATCATGCCGGGTCCCAACGTGGTCAACATGGCGCTGATGATCGGCGGCCGTTCGTTCGGCCTGGCCGGTGCGATGGCTGCGCTGGCGGGCATCCTTGCACTGCCGCTGGTGGTGGTGGTTTTGCTAGAGCTGCTGCACGCGCGCTTTGCCGATCATCCCGGCGTGGCGGGCGCGCTGCGCGGCACTGGGGCAGTGGCCGCAGGGCTGTTCGCGGCCACCGGGCTCAAACTGCTGAGCGCGCTGCGTGCCAATCCGCTGGGCCGCCCGCTTGCCATCGCACTGGGCGCCGGTTGCTTCGGCGCGGTTGCGCTGCTGCGCTGGCCGCTCGTCTACGTGCTGCTGGGCCTGGGCACCATCGCCTGCCTGCTCAGCTACCGGAAGCTCAAACCGTGA
- a CDS encoding acetyl-CoA carboxylase biotin carboxyl carrier protein subunit yields MSVKVISEVVGSMWKCECVPGQAVDEGDVLFIIESMKMEIPVESTHAGKVSEVLINEGEPVSEGQVLAIVNPA; encoded by the coding sequence ATGAGCGTCAAGGTGATTTCGGAAGTAGTGGGTTCCATGTGGAAATGCGAATGCGTGCCGGGACAGGCCGTGGACGAGGGCGATGTGCTGTTCATCATCGAGTCGATGAAAATGGAGATCCCGGTCGAATCGACGCACGCCGGTAAGGTGTCGGAAGTGCTGATCAACGAAGGCGAGCCGGTGTCCGAGGGACAGGTGCTCGCCATCGTCAACCCCGCTTGA